The Anas acuta chromosome 1, bAnaAcu1.1, whole genome shotgun sequence genome segment CTGCTGCAAGAGATGGAGCAGAGGAGACTGGAGCAGAGCCGGGGCGTCCTGGGAGCTCTGCTCTTCAGTGCCTTGCAGCAGTGGCATCTCTGGGCCTTGCCTGACCTCCTTGTGCTGCTCCTTGGGCTCTGCCGCTGGCTCAAGAAAAGGAGCCGTGAGCCAGGCAGCCGCAGCAAGCAGGGCAGCTCTACAAGAAAGGAGGAGGACAACGGTGATGCGGAGCAAGACGGTGACTCGCACAGCACCTGGCATCTGGGCAGGGTTTGGGCTGATTGCAGCCAGTGGCCAGCGCCGTCCATGGCTGACAAGTGcaaggtggtggaggagctggtggacGAACTGCTTGGGGCCTGCCGAGGGCTCTGCAGCAAGTGTCCCTTCAAGCCACAGCTGCAGCCGGCCATCGGCCTGGGCTGCCTCTCCGAAGGCTGCAGTGCCGGTGAAGACGACGTCGTCTACCGCCTGCTCGTGCCCCTGAGGCCTCCCCCTGGACACGCCTTCCACCCAGAACTCGACGCCATGGGGAAGAGAGCAACGAGGAAGCCCGGGCTGCGCGTGGACCTGCAGTGCACCTGCGCCAGGGAGCGGCTGCTGGGGGACatgctgtgcttcctccacCACTCCGAGGACGAGCTGAGCAGAAGGCAGGAACCCAGCCTCCTACGCAGCCTCTGCACGGGCTCCTACCTCAATGTGGAGGAAACCACGCGCTGGTTCCAGGCCTTGGTGCAAGCAGCCTGGCAGCTTCTGCCACGCTCGCGCCACTGCCGCCTGACGCTGCTGCCCTCCCGCCGCTCCTGCAAGATCAAGCTGGCCAACGCCTCCAAGAGCAAGAGCACCGTCTCCATCGAGATCACACTTGGGGTGCAGATAGATGGCTCGGGCAGCTTCCTGAGTCTGCAGTAGGCTGCGCACAGCTTCGGCTGCAGCCCGGCGCAGCCGCACAACACCACTTTCTCCAGCAGCGCAACACAGACACCTGTGTGCAGCCGGGCACTGACCAGCCAGACCCTTGGGCAGGCTCCATTCCATCCAGGAGCTTCAGCCCATGCAGATGCCAATAAACTGCTTGTGTTAACATGCACTCTGTGCGCGACTGTCTGTGCAGCACTCTGGGGGGAGGAATGCAGGCAttgccctgctccagcaaggCCACCTCGAGCAGGCTGCCCACGGCTGAGCCCAAGATGTGCTAATTCCAGGCCTGTCAGGCTCGCCTCAGGGCCAGCTAAACCTTTGGAGAAAAGTCCTAGGAGTCACTGAGAAACACCTGAAAGACACTGTAGTCCTCAGTCCTAGACAACACAAGTTCCTGAGGGGGAAGTCCTGCTTAACAAACTTTTTTGCCTTTTACAACGAGCTTTCCCATCTAGTTGACCTAGGGAAGCCAGCTGAGGTCATCTTTTGGGATTTCAGCCAAGCTTTGGATACCGCTTCATGCAGTATCTATCCTGCTGGGCAAAACGTTGCGCCCACAGCTAGATCAACACGTAGTctgatgggtgaacaattggctgaagGCTCAGGCTCAAAGGGTTCCATCGCAAATGGGGTTCCATCAGGCTGCTGGCCAGCCACTAGTggggttgcccagggccccatttTCAGTCcacttctcttcagtgttttacaTAAACgactgtcgtggttccgcttgagtgggcagctgagctccaccacagccgctctctcactccccatcctcaaagaggaatggggagaaaatatgtgaaaagggctcaaggattgagataaggatgagaaaatcacgcaataattagtgtaacgggcaaaccagactcagtataagaagacagatagtaagatttattgctcattactaacaagctagagaagtgagaaacaaaggaaagaaaccaaaagcaccttcccccccatccaccctcttccacctcctcccccccgagcggcgcaggggaacgggggaatgggggttatggtcagtctacagcacttcttctctgccgctctttctcggtcactctcgtcccctgtgctgtggggtcccacccacgggatgcagtccttgacgaactgatccggcgtgggcttcccacaggcagcagctcttccagaactgctccagatatgggtccgtaccacggggtccatccctcaggagaaaactgctccaacctggctcccctacgggcagcagctcctgccagatcacctgctcctgcgtgggctcctctccacgggctacaggtccggcccggaatctgctccagcaggggtcttccacaggcagcagcctccattggtgcagggccacctgctccaccatggtctcctccacgggctgcagcatggagccctgctccaccgtggtactccatgggctgcagggggacatcctgcttcaccatggtcctcaccacaggccgcaggggacttctgctctggcacctggagcacgtctccccctccttctacactgaccttggcacctgcaaggctgtttctcactcccttgactctcccggctgctgtgtggtgcagcattttttccctgtcttaaatatgctctcacagaggcgcaaaacaacatcgcttattggctcagctctggaaaacaatggggcccttcccaaacatggggcggcttctagatctttctcacagaaaccacccctatggccccctgctaccaaaaccttgccatgtaaacccactacaacgACTCGGGTGCAGGACTTGAAAGTGTTTTGAGTAGGCGACACTGAAAGTGTGACGCTGAACTGGGAGGCGCCGTCGACTCCCTCAAGGGTAGAGCGGCCTTGCAGGGAGATCGTGACAGACTCGAGTGCCGGGCAGTcatcaactgtatgaagttcaacaagagcaagtgctggacTCTGTCCCTGGGAAGGGGCAATCCTGAATATACAtgcagactgggggatgagaggctgcatgcagagcagccccacagcaaaGGGGGTTCTGGTCCAGGGCAAGTTGAATAGGAGTCAACAGTTTGGGGCACTGCAGTAGAAGGAGggtccaaaaagaaaaaaaggatcgGGTATCCAAAGGAGgccaacaaagatggtgaagggtctagaggggaaaacttgaggagcagctgaggtaacTTGGCTTGTTGAgcttagagaagagaaggctgaggagcGACCTCATCGCCGTCTCCTGCTTCCTCAAGATGGGAGCGGAAGGCGGTGGTGCTGACTTCTCCTCTGGTGAGCAGCACTGggacccaagggaacggcaCGGAgttgtgacaggggaggttgGGGCTGGCTGTGAGGAAACCGTTCTTCTCtgggagggtggtgaggcactggaaaaggctccccagggaactgCTCACAGCACCAAATCTGCTGCAATTCAAGAGGCATTCGGGCAATGCTCTCAGACGTGGGGCTTGATAGTTGgtctgtcagcctgaccctaacccgtagggaagtctgctgcctccctggggccagggtcagggacgttgccaggaagcttcccaagctggttcgcccctctgactattatgctcttttgatagtccaggctggcagtgatgacattgaagagagaagcctgaaggctatcaaacgggactttagggggTTGGGGCGATTAGTGGAGGGAGCGGGAGTATAGGTGATGTTTTTGTctatccctacggtggcagggaggggcaCTGACAGGACACgaaaagcccacctgataagcacatggctcagaggctggtgccagcacagacatcttttttttttttgtccatggggcgctttactcggcacccggcctgatggccgcagacgggtccctatctcttaggggaaaacggatcctgggccaggagctggcggtgctcattgagagggctttaaactaggtaagatgGGGGATGGGCcgaaacaaggcttgttggagctgagccagggggaacaatggcaaggccaggggataaggcaatggcccagctgaagtgcatctacaccaatgcacgcagcatgggtaacaaacaggaggagctggaagccattgtgcggcaggcaggctacaacttggttgccatcacggaaacgtggtgggaccacttTCATGACcggagtgctgcaatgcctggctttaagctcttcagaagggacaggcagcacagaaggggtggtggtgtggctctctgtattagagagtctttcgatgttgtggagctcgaggctgggaatgacaaggtcgagtccctttgggttaggatcggcagggacaacaaggctagcgtcctggtcggggtctgttatagagcgccaaaccaggatgaggagacggatgaggagttgtacaggcagctgacagaagttgcaaaatcatcggcgcttgttcttgtgggggacttcaacttccctgacatatcctggaagcacaacacagcccagagaagcagtctaggaggtttctggagagcgtggaagatagcttcctgactcagctggttattgagcctaccaggggtggtgccccgctagaccttctcttcacaaacagagaaggactggtggaggatgtgattgtcgggagctgtcttgggcagagtgaccccgaaatggtggagttctctattgttggcgaggccaggaaggggaccagtaaaacccctgtattggacttccagagggctgactttgagctgctgaggacactggttggcagagtcccttgggaggcggttctgaagggcagaggagtccaggaaggctgggcgctcttcaagagggaaatcttaatggcgcaggagcggtctctccccacgtgcccaaagacgagctggcggggaagaagaccagcctggctgaacagagaattgtggcttgagcttaggagaaaaaagagggtttataatctttggaaaaaagggcgggccactgaggaggactataaggaggtaacgaggctgtgcagggacaaaatcagaaaggccaaagctcatctggagctcaatctggctactgccgttaaagacaacaaaaaatctttttacaaacgCATCAAtacaaaatggaggactaaggagaatctccatcctttcctggatgtggggggaaacctagttacaagagatgaggaaaaggcggaggtgcttaatgccgtcttcgcctcagtctttagcggcaataccagttgttctctggatacccagtaccctgagctggtggaaggggatggggagcaggatgtggccctcactatccacgaagaactggttggtgacctgctacggcacttggatgtgcacaagtcgctggggccggatgggatccacccaagggtactgagagaactggcagaggagctggccaagccgcttagcatcatttatcaacagtcctggctatcgggggaggtcccagttgactggcggctagcaaacatgagCCCgttctacaagaagggccggagggcagactcgggaaactacaggcctgtcagtttgacctgagtgccagggaagctcgtggagcagatcctcttgagagtcatcatgcggcacttgaagggcaagcaggcgatcaggcccagtcagcatgggtttatgaaaggcaggtcctgcttgacaaacctgatcttcttctacgacaaagtgacgcgctgggtggatgagggaaaggctgtggatgtggtctaccttgacttcagcaaggcttttgacaccattccccacagcattctcctcaagaaactggctgctcttggcttggactggcgtacgcttcgttgggttagaaactggctggatagccgggcccaaagagtcgtggtgaatggagtcaacTCCAGCCTCCAcacagaagcagtgtggccagcagggcaagggaagagattgtccccctgtactcggctctggtgaggccgcacctcaagtactgtgttcagttttgggcccctcgctacaagaaggacatggaggtgctcaagagagtccagagaagggcaatgaagctggtgaggggactggagaacaagtcctacgaggagtggctgagggagctgggcttgttcagcctggaaaagagaaggctcagggacgaccttattgctctctacaggtaccttgaaggaggctgtagccaggtgggggttggcctgttcttccacatgcctggtgacaggacaaggggaaatgggctaaagttgtgccaggggaagattaggctggatgttaggaagaacttctttaccgaaagggttgtgaggcattggaatgggctgcccagggaagtggtggagtcaccatccctggaggcctttaaaagacgtttaggtgtagagcttagggatatggtttaatggaggactgttagcgttaggtcagaggttggactcgatgatcttgaggtctcttccaacctagaaattctgtggttctgtgattggACGGTCTTGTGTGGACCTAGAAGTTGCACTCAatgatcctcatgggtcccttccaactcgggagAGCCTAGTATTCTGTGTGCGGATGGCTTTTCACTCTCCCTCTATGTAGTTCTGCAACGTTCACCAGGAGATGTTCTTTTCAGCTTGATCATTTCCCCCAAAGCAATTCAAGAAATAGCCTTTCTATCTGAAGGAGTAAGAGCAGGTATGTTTTGCGTCACATCTGAAGAGAAGATGCAATTTGTCCCTGGTTTAGGGAGCTTGTGTGTGACATGCTAAGCCTTCTCCTGTCcaagagctgcaaggacctTCACCCAAACCTAGAGATGCGAGGCCAGGGGGATTGCTGTGATGCGGCTGTGACGCCGGTGACAGCACAAAGGACGGGTCACAGCGTCACAGCGCGGGAGCTGTCatcagggccagcagcaggcagcgccACCCCACTGTGGCCTGGGCCGTCGGTGAGTGCAGCTCGCACCTCCTGCTGGCTATGGCTCGCCTGATCTTCCTcgccctggctgtgctgggcattGCCCAGAAGCCGTGGTTGCTGGATGATCCCATGGATGCGGATACACAGAAGAGAATGCAAGAGCatgcagagcagctgaggcagGGCATGGTTCGGCTGCTGCAAGAGATGGAGCAGAGGAGACTGGAGCAGAGCCGGGGCGTCCTGGGAGCTCTGCTCTTCAGTGCCTTGCAGCAGTGGCACCTCTGGGCCTTGCCTGACCTCCTTGTGCTGCTCTTTGGGCTCTGCCACTGGCTCAAGAAAAGGAGCCGTGAGCCGGGCAGCCGCAGCAAGCAGGGCAGCTCTACAAGAAAGGAGGAGGACAACGGTGATGCGGAGCAAGACGGTGACTCGCACAGCACCTGGCATCTGGGCAGGGTTTGGGCTGATTGCAGCCAGTGGCCAGCGCCGTCCATGGCTGACAAGTGcaaggtggtggaggagctggtggacGAACTGCTTGGGGCCTGCCGAGGACTCTGCAGCAAGTGTCCCTTCAAGCCACAGCTGCAGCCGGCCATCGGCCTGGGCTGCCTCTCCGAAGGCTGCAGTGCCGGTGAAGACGACGTCGTCTACCGCCTGCTCGTGCCCCTGAGGCCTCCCCCTGGACACGCCTTCCACTCAGAACTCGGCGCCATGGGGAAGAGAGCAACGAGGAAGCCCGGGCTGCGCGTGGACCTGCAGTGCACCTGCGCCAGGGAGCGGCTGCTGGGGGACatgctgtgcttcctccacCACTCCGAGGACGAGCTGAGCAGAAGGCAGGAACCCAGCCTCCTACGCAGCCTCTGCACGGGCTCCTACCTCAATGTGGAGGAAACCACGCGCTGGTTCCAGGCCTTGGTGCAAGCAGCCTGGCAGCTTCTGCCGCGCTCGCGCCACTGCCGCCTGACGCTGCTGCCCTCCCGCCGCTCCTGCAAGATCAAGCTGGCCAACGCCTCCAAGAGCAAGAGCACCGTCTCCATCGAGATCACGCTTGGGGTGCAGATAGATGGCTCGGGCAGCTTCCTGAGTCTGCAGTAGGCCGCGCACAGCTTCGGCTGCAGCCCGGCGCAGCCGCACAACACCACTTTCTCCAGCAGCGCAACACAGACACCTGTGCGCAGCCGGGCACTGACCAGCCAGACCCTTGGGCAGGCTCCATTCCATCCAGGAGCTACAGCCCATGCAGATGCCAATAAACTGCTTGTGTTAACATGCACTCTGTGCGCGACTGTCTGTGCAGCACTCTGGGGGGAGGAATGCAGGCAttgccctgctccagcaaggcctggaggtctttaaaagatgtttagatgtagagcttagggatatggtttagtggggactgttaggtcagaggttgaacttgatgatcttgaggtctcttccaacctcctcaccctaggcatcctcctgggaacacttgctacctcttcctcatccACCGGTCTGTTGAGCTCTAGGGCCTCAAACTTGTTGCATAAGAATCTGTGATTCTTGCCTAgaggcagccaggcagccccacCCCCAGGCAATGTCCTTGGTCTCTTTGACAGATGGCAGACTTCAGATCCCCTGTTTGGTTTAGGCCAAGTAATTCAGCTGTGATTTTGCACAGCTTGCAAGGGAGTCCGGCGCAGATTCCAGGACAGTCTGCCCGCTTCACCTCTACAAATGTTCCCCAGCACGTACACCCCATAGGCTCCTTCTGTCACATTACTAGGAAGCCCCACTCTATTCTAAAACTTCAGGAGGGCCTGGGTGTACCCACTGAAGATACCATGTTGTCTAGTGTTAATGGCACTAACGCACACTTTTGCTTCACGTTAGGCACTCTCACATGAGAGTGAAGTAAGGTCCCACCTTCCTGAAGGACCACCAGCTTTTCCTTGCTTGAAGAAAGCCCTAAAAAGTATTTCCTTAGATAGTTTCCATAAAATCCTTCTTGACACTTCCACTTTGTGCATTGCTCTTCATGCAGTGCGATTTGCTGCTTCCATCCAACTGATCCAACTGATGCTTTCAGACCTGAGCATTTTGAGCAGACCTGATACTTTTACATAGttctgttaataaaataaaataaaataaaataaaataaaataaaataaaataaaataaaataaaataaaagaaaagaaaataaaagaaaataaaagaaaataaaatctttaatagGTAAATATGATAATATGGAAATTAATAAGTAAATATGACAATGTTTTTTGCTCCTTAATACTCTTGATTTTTATTAGTCCCCCTGAGTTTAGGCTagcattttattgtattttctatGTCTCTTGCAGGTTCTTGTGGTTTTGTCTTCTGGATGTTTGAGTTCTCTACTacatagggggaaaaaaaagaaaaagaagaaaagcatgctCTACTCACTGTTGGATCACAGAACAGCTAAATAACTAACTCCGGGTAGTGAGTATGGTTAGCACTTGCATTCGGTGTGCCAATCCAGACATCCTGGATACTGCTTCACTACCGATGCAACTAAAGCAGCATTTGGATGTGACGTCCACCCTTGACTGGTTTTAGATGAACCCGGGCACTGGGCAAAAGGCAGTTTTGAAGCAGGACCTGTTTGAAGTGAGGTGACCGAACCTCAGCGCTCCCAGTAGCTGCAGGCACATGCTGGAGGCTGGGCTGTTTCCGACCTCAGCACGGCTTTGTTCGTGCGGTGACTCACCGGGAGCTGAGGCCGCCGTCCTTTCATGAGGCCAAAACGCCGAAGCTCAGAAAACTTGCTCATAATTACAGGCTGGCAAAGCAGGCAGCGCCAAGTCAGAGCTATGCTTGGCAAAAACATCCCTCCGAGTGGGTTAGCTGCAGCGAAAGGTGGCTCCTCACCCCGTGGGGGTCCCTGGCTACTCCCAGTTTCTCTTTTCAATGGGTCTCTAGGACCTCTTGTGCCTTCCGAGTGCTTTTTGAAACAGAGCTAGTGCTAATGAAACTGATTGCACGTGAGGGATGCACTTAGCCAGGTCAGGCTCCCAGATTTCAACAGAGCAGGGACTTTGTAGGcttttaaagtttatttcttAAAGTTGGCAGAATAGAAATGCCATTTGGAGCACCAAAATAATTAAGTAGAATTAACAGTAATTATTTCCCCTCATTGCTGGGAACGCTGTATTCCCAGTAGCTTCCAGGTCTGGAAGAGGAGAGCTGACTCATGGTAGCCTGGCCCTGATGCTATtttgggacagaaaaaaaaaaaaaagctttgaattATCAGCAGGGCTGTGAGCTCCAGCCCATCTTCAAGGAACCCTAcgttaatttttcttttcttttttttttttttccctctggtctTTTTGAGATGGGACCTCCCTTGGGGGCTGAGCTTCAACCTTGGTTATTCCACTTCTGAAAGCATGGCCTGCTCTCATTTCAGGGCTTATGACCTTACTCTGCTCCCTGGCTTCGCTGCCTTTCCAGCAGGCTGCAACATTTTAAGCCctatctggatttttttttatgtaggaCATCACTTGTGTCATCacatcttcttttatttttacatcatCATCAGAGGTCTGCCACCATCCACTATTTCCACTGTGCTGGGATGTCTGTGCAGAGGGATTCTGGCTTATCACACCCCCCTCCCTGCTTCTCCCCAGTCTCGAAAGCTTTGGATATTGCTTGCTCTTGAATGATTTTAGTCACAGGAAAACTAGAAATAATACTTAGGACCTAAAGGTAACCACATCAGAACCATCATCCAGCATTTTCAGTGCCTATGAGGAATGACTGCACCATAAACCTGGCAAGGaggtttgctgtttccttccTGAGCTGTGTTGTATGAACACAAACCATACAGAGTTGATTTAGAAATACCTGAGTTTTGTCCAATTTCATTTGACCAAAGGTCTGTAAATTAGTTAGGACTCATTTTTTCAGAAGGTAGCTCTTTTGATTACTGTACCTGGGCAGAACAGAGTGAAGGCATCCtccaaaacaaattttgaatAAAGAAAAGACTCAGAAAGAAGCTTTTGGCCCAGGActttttccatatatttcaGCGGAGAACGGCCTGAAGgacttgctgctgcttctcttgtgAAACTGAAAAGCACCTGTCAAAGATCTTGAACTTTTGGGTTGTgaaatttaataatatttaattggTGTTTGCAAAGAGACTCttcaaaagcaagaaattaaaatattctaaagGCAGCAGAGGTCATTTGCATTAACACAAAGGAACAGCTcacattttggggggaaaagtCTAAATTACTTGTGTTGCCTTGTCCTGTTCAAAGGGAAATTttcaaagcagatttttctttcctgtccccacaaCTGCGTAAGCCACTGGGACTATCAGTGTAGCCAGAACTAATTCCTGCTGATAGCCTCCATGGAACAACTCTAATATAAAGAGCTGCCAGGGAAACGAGGTGGTCCATTATTAAGTTCAGCAGCTTCCTTCACCCTGAGGTTACCGCTGGGTTACCTTCCCAAGCTCCATCTTACAGAGAAGCAGGCCCCAGCTTGCCAGTAGCTGAACTACTTACTCTTTATTTTGCATGCAGTAAGAGACTTGTTTGCCCAGTTGCTCAAAAGGAAATTACATATAAACCCAAGCTGAATGTTTCACTAGCTTGCACGGCCCTAGAAACGTTCAGATTTTAAGAACAAAGGAGTTCCAGCAAGTTTGCATTTCAGAGccctctctctgcagctgctgctggtggcagcaagACAACAGCAACCTGACTTCTGCGGAGATTTTGTTTGCATAACGCTAGCTGGAAAAGTAGTCAGTTCAAcccttgtatttattttatttttgcatataatATTCTTCGTAGCATAAGGTTTTAACTAAAATATCCAAAAGGATGCTGATAAAAATCTGCTGTAAATGTTGAGCAGTGCCAATGAGCTGTAAGTGATTTTGTGGTGCTAGTGTCTATTG includes the following:
- the LOC137852327 gene encoding inositol 1,4,5-trisphosphate receptor-interacting protein-like 1 translates to MARLIFLALAVLGIAQKPWLLDDPMDADTHERMREHAEQLRQGMARLLQEMEQRRLEQSRGVLGALLFSALQQWHLWALPDLLVLLLGLCRWLKKRSREPGSRSKQGSSTRKEEDNGDAEQDGDSHSTWHLGRVWADCSQWPAPSMADKCKVVEELVDELLGACRGLCSKCPFKPQLQPAIGLGCLSEGCSAGEDDVVYRLLVPLRPPPGHAFHPELDAMGKRATRKPGLRVDLQCTCARERLLGDMLCFLHHSEDELSRRQEPSLLRSLCTGSYLNVEETTRWFQALVQAAWQLLPRSRHCRLTLLPSRRSCKIKLANASKSKSTVSIEITLGVQIDGSGSFLSLQ
- the LOC137850151 gene encoding inositol 1,4,5-trisphosphate receptor-interacting protein-like 1 is translated as MARLIFLALAVLGIAQKPWLLDDPMDADTQKRMQEHAEQLRQGMVRLLQEMEQRRLEQSRGVLGALLFSALQQWHLWALPDLLVLLFGLCHWLKKRSREPGSRSKQGSSTRKEEDNGDAEQDGDSHSTWHLGRVWADCSQWPAPSMADKCKVVEELVDELLGACRGLCSKCPFKPQLQPAIGLGCLSEGCSAGEDDVVYRLLVPLRPPPGHAFHSELGAMGKRATRKPGLRVDLQCTCARERLLGDMLCFLHHSEDELSRRQEPSLLRSLCTGSYLNVEETTRWFQALVQAAWQLLPRSRHCRLTLLPSRRSCKIKLANASKSKSTVSIEITLGVQIDGSGSFLSLQ